The following DNA comes from Methanobrevibacter oralis.
TTGGTGGGGTTGTAGACTGTCCAGATGTTGCTGAGTATGCAGCTTCATTACCAGATGTGGTTTTAACTAAGGATTATAAATACATGTGTTCTGACCCTGGACAAAGCATGATCCAAGAGGATATTAAAGAACACAATCTTAATAGGATTGTTGTTGCTGCATGTTCTCCTCGTCTTCACGAACCTACTTTCCGTAGATGTGTAGAAGAAGCTGGATTAAACAAGTTTTTATTTGAATTTGCTAACTTAAGAGAACAAGATTCTTGGGTACACATGAACCAACCGGTAGAAGCTACCGAAAAAGCAAAAGACTTAGTTCGTATGGCTGTTGCTAAAGCAAGATTACTCGAACCATTAGAAGCTACTAAAGTAGCAGTAGATAACAAAGCATTAGTTATTGGTGGTGGAGTATGTGGTATTCAAACTGCTTTAGATTTAGGTGATATGGGATTCAAAACTTACATGGTAGAGAAAAATCCTACTATTGGAGGTAGGATGGGACAATTAGATAAAACATTCCCAACTCTTGACTGTTCTATGTGTATTTTAGCACCAAAAATGGTAGACGCATACAAACATGAAAATATTGAATTGATTTCTTATGCGGAAGTAGAAGAAGTAGATGGATACATCGGAAACTTCCATGTTACTATTGGTAAAAAAGCAAGATATGTTATTGAAGAAGACTGTACTGGATGTGGATCTTGTGTAGAAGCTTGTCCAATTGAAATACCTAATTACTATGATGAAGGTGTAGGTATGGTAAAAGCTGCATACATTCCTTTCCCTCAAGCTGTACCATTATGTGCAACTATTGATAAAGATTACTGTATTGAATGTATGTTATGTGACCAAGCATGTGAACGTGGTGCAATTGACCACAATCAACAACCATCTAAAATTGAATTAGATGTTGGTACTATTATTGCAGCTATTGGATACGATCCATTTGACCCATCTGGAATATATCAATATGGGTACGGACGTTTCAGTAATGTAATCACTGCTATGGAAATTGAAAGAATGATTAATGCATCTGGTCCTACTGGAGGACATGTTGTAAAACCTTCCGACGGTATCGAACCAAAACGTATTGCATTCATCCATTGTGTTGGTTCAAGAGATGAACAAATAGGTAAACCTTACTGTTCAAGAGTATGTTGTATGTACTCTATGAAAAATGCTCAATTATGTATTGATCATGAACCAGATACTGAAGTTACATGTTATTACATGGATATTCGTGCATTTGGTAAAGGATATGAAGAGTTTTATAAAACTTCTCAAGAAAAATACGGAATTGAATTTGTTAGAGGTAAACCTGCAGCAATCTTCGAAAATGATGATTTAACTTTAACTATCAGAGCAGAAGACACTTTACTTGGAAAAGTAACCGAATACACTTATGATTTAGTTGTATTAAGTGTTGGTCTTGAACACTCTGAAGGATCTGAAGAACTCAGACAAACTTTAGGTGTTTCCAAATCCGCAGATGGATTCTACATGGAAGCTCACCCTAAACTTAGACCTGTTGACACTTTAACTGACGGTGTTTACATTGCTGGTGTAGCTCAAGGTCCTAAAGATATTCCTGATTCTGTAGCACAAGGTTCAGCTGCTGCTTCTAGAGCTGCTATTCCAATGGCTAAAGGTCAAGTGGAAATTGAACCTATTATTGCAAGTACAGACGAAGGTGTCTGTGGTGCTTGTGAAGTATGTGTTGAATTATGTCCATATGGAGCTATTTCCATTGTTGGAGCTGTTGGTGGAGGATCACACGCACAAATTAACTCTGCATTATGTAAAGGATGTGGTACTTGTGTAGGCGCATGTCCATCTGGAGCTATGGATCAACAACACTTCAAAACCGATCAAATCATGGCACAAATCAGTGCTGCTCTTGAAGACATAGGTAAATAGATAGAGAAAACTTCTCTATTCTATTTTTTTTAATCAAAACTAATTAATTTTTATTTAAATTTAACATTTCTAATTTTTAGTGAGGATTATCACTTTTACTCTTTTTTAAGACTTAAAATTAATTGATAAAATTAACATATTTAATTTCATAACTTTAAGTAGAATTTTCGGCTCTTTCAAAAACTTGTGTGATTTAGCCTTAGCAGGTTTTTTTTACTAAAAACTTTTTCTTAATATTTGGCTTTATTTTTATAATTTAACTCTAATGAATAGCTTATTGTGAAAAATTTAAGTGAATAATTTAATCAAAAAATAATTTATCACATAAGTTTTTTAAAGTGCCTATTTTTCACAAATCTTATATTATATAATTAACATAAACCTATTCATAATTGTTAATTGGATATAAGGTGTAGTAGATGACTAATTATCATGATGAAATCATAAACTTAGAAAATATTGCAAAAAAACATACTAATTATATGAAAAACAGTATAAATCTCATTGCTTCAGAAAATGTAACAAGTGTGGAAGTTACTGAAGCTGTAGCGTCAGATTTTGCTCATAGATATGCTGAAGGACAAGCTTTTGAAAGATTATATGAAGGTTGTCAATATATTGATGAAATTGAAGATATTACAAAAAGGCTTTCTAGAAAAGTTTATAATGTTGAATATGCTAATGTTCAACCTATTTCAGGAGTAACTGCTAATATAGCAGCATTTTTTGGATTTTCTAATGTTGGTGATAAGGTAATAGCTTTAGAAGTTCCTTCAGGAGGACATATTAGTCATGCCAATGTTAGTGCAGCTGGAATTTGTGGTTTAAAAACTATTTCACAACCTTTTGATAAAGAAACTATGAATATTGATATTGATGCAATGAATAAAAAAATCCTCGAAGAAAAACCAAAAATTGTTCTTTTCGGAGGAAGTTTATTTTTATTTCCACATCCTGTATCTGAAGCTCGTGAAGCAGCTGATGAAGTTGGAGCTAAAATCATGTATGATGGAGCACATGTTTTAGGGCTTATTGCTGGAGGACAATTCCAACAACCTATTGAAGAGGGTGCAGATATTATGATGGGAAGTACTCATAAAACATTTCCTGGACCACAAGGGGGAATTATCCTTTCTAATGTTGATAATGAACAAATAATTGATAATGCAGTATTTCCAGGTGTAGTAAGTAATCATCACTTACATCATTTATTAGGTTTAGGTATTGCTACTGCTGAAATGTTAGAATTTGGTGAGGATTATGCTAAACAAATTATCAAAAACTCACAAGCTTTAGCTCAAGGATTATATGAACGTGGTTTCGATGTATTATGTGAAGATCAAGGATTTACAAAATCTCATCAAGTTGCTGTTGATTTAAGAAACATTAGAAGTGCTTCTGATATTGCAAAAGATTTAGCTAATAATAATGTTGTATTAAATAAAAACCTCTTACCAGGGGATAATGTGGATAATAGTGATAATCCATCTGGTATTAGAATTGGTACTCAAGAAATTACTAGAAGAGGTTTAAAAGAAAAAGAAATGGATGAAGTCGCTGAATTCATAAAACGTGTTGCTGTTGATATGGAAAATATCAGAGATGAAGTTACTGAATTCATGAGTCAATACACAACATTAGATTACGCATTCTCTGATAGAGAAGCTTATGAATATCATAGATTATAGATAAAAATGAGAATTGGGTTTGCTTTTACTGGTGCAGGTCATTTACTAAATGAATCTGTCCAAGTGGCTGAAAAATTAGCTAAAAATCATGAAGTCACAATTTTTCTATCAGGGGCTGCTGAAGAAGTTTTACAAATGTATGGCCTTTATGATAGGGTAGCTAAATTAACTGGTAGTAAATACCGAGAATTAGCATGTGATTCTAACCAAAAATTTTCATATCCAATTACAGGTAGACTTTCTCTTGGAAAATATGATTTATTGATTGTTTCACCAGCTACAGCAAACACAGTTTCTAAAATTGTTCATGGTATTGCAGATACTCTTGTTACTAATGCCGTTGCACAAGCAGGAAAAGGAGCTGTTAAAACAATTATAATTCCAGTAGATATCCATCCAGGTCCTATTGATACAGTATTACCATCTAAGATGGAATTAACAAAATGTGAAGGCTGTGATGAATGTACTGCTGCTTTAATATGTCAACAAGGAGCTATTATTCCTCATGAGGAAATTGATTTACATAAATGTATTGGTTGTGGTTTATGTAGAAATAGTTGTCCTTATGGTGCAATTTCTGAGGGTAAAATAATTACTATCTATATGAGGGATATTGATGTTGAAAATACTCGTAGACTAGCCAATATTGATGAAATTGAAATACTTGAAAATCCTAAGGATATTTTAGATAAATTCTAATATATCTCCTTTTTTTAATTTTATTTGATCTTTTTTTGTTTCTAAAATATATTTTGCTTTTTTTGGTGGACGATAGCTTTTCCAAGGTTTTAATGTTATAATATCAAAAATTTGTTTATTATTATCTAAAAAATAAATATCAATTGGAAATTTCACAAAAGAAGTGTGGATGGTTGATCCATATTTTGTTATAATAAGAAGTCCATAGTCAATATCTTTTTTAAACATCAATCCTAATAAACGTTTAAAGAAATTATCCGCGATTTTAATTTTTATTTTTATTATTTCATTAGTCCTTTTATTTAAAATCATCAAATAATTTTATTATTTTATTATTTTTAAAGTTTTATAAGCTTTAAAATCACTTTTGTTTTTTCTTTGATTTTTTTTCTTTTTTAGATAATTTGTATAACTTAGTTAAATTATCTATGCTTTTTAAAACTGTATTAAATTTTCTATAAAACCCCATATCATATTATTTCTTTTATTTGTTTATTAATTTTTAGATTTTACTTTTTAAAATGTAGTAACATTTATTTATTATTTACAATATAAAAAATCATAATATTAATTATTGATATGTGTTGATAAAATGAGAAATATTATTGTAAAAGAATTGAATCAAACTTATATTGAAGATTTAGACATTGAAATAGTTGAAAGGAAAGGTATTGGTCATCCAGACAGTATTAGTGATGGTATTGCTGAGACTGTTAGTGAAGCATTGTGTAAAATGTATATGGATGAGTTTGGTGGAGTGTTACACCACAATACTGATGAAGTTCAAATCACTGCTGGTGAATCTAATCCTGCATTTGGTGGGGGTCAAATAATCAAACCTATGGATATTCTTTTAACAGGTAGGGGAGTATCTGAATATGATGGAGTTAAACTTCCTCTTGATAGAGTAGCTATTGAAGCTGCTAAAAACTTCTTAGATGACACAATTATTAACTTAGATGTTGAACTTGATACTGTTGTTGAATGTAAAATAGGGCATGGTTCAGGAGATTTAGTCGATGTATTTAACAGGGACGGACTTCCTTCTTCAAATGATACTTCTTTTGGTGTAGGATATGCACCATTTTCTGAAGTAGAAACAATTGTTAATTCTACTGAAGAATTATTAAATTCTAAATCATTTAAAAAAGAACATCCTGCCGTTGG
Coding sequences within:
- a CDS encoding CoB--CoM heterodisulfide reductase iron-sulfur subunit A family protein translates to MAEEKRDNNEELRIGVYVCHCGVNVGGVVDCPDVAEYAASLPDVVLTKDYKYMCSDPGQSMIQEDIKEHNLNRIVVAACSPRLHEPTFRRCVEEAGLNKFLFEFANLREQDSWVHMNQPVEATEKAKDLVRMAVAKARLLEPLEATKVAVDNKALVIGGGVCGIQTALDLGDMGFKTYMVEKNPTIGGRMGQLDKTFPTLDCSMCILAPKMVDAYKHENIELISYAEVEEVDGYIGNFHVTIGKKARYVIEEDCTGCGSCVEACPIEIPNYYDEGVGMVKAAYIPFPQAVPLCATIDKDYCIECMLCDQACERGAIDHNQQPSKIELDVGTIIAAIGYDPFDPSGIYQYGYGRFSNVITAMEIERMINASGPTGGHVVKPSDGIEPKRIAFIHCVGSRDEQIGKPYCSRVCCMYSMKNAQLCIDHEPDTEVTCYYMDIRAFGKGYEEFYKTSQEKYGIEFVRGKPAAIFENDDLTLTIRAEDTLLGKVTEYTYDLVVLSVGLEHSEGSEELRQTLGVSKSADGFYMEAHPKLRPVDTLTDGVYIAGVAQGPKDIPDSVAQGSAAASRAAIPMAKGQVEIEPIIASTDEGVCGACEVCVELCPYGAISIVGAVGGGSHAQINSALCKGCGTCVGACPSGAMDQQHFKTDQIMAQISAALEDIGK
- a CDS encoding DUF192 domain-containing protein, whose translation is MILNKRTNEIIKIKIKIADNFFKRLLGLMFKKDIDYGLLIITKYGSTIHTSFVKFPIDIYFLDNNKQIFDIITLKPWKSYRPPKKAKYILETKKDQIKLKKGDILEFI
- a CDS encoding serine hydroxymethyltransferase, which gives rise to MTNYHDEIINLENIAKKHTNYMKNSINLIASENVTSVEVTEAVASDFAHRYAEGQAFERLYEGCQYIDEIEDITKRLSRKVYNVEYANVQPISGVTANIAAFFGFSNVGDKVIALEVPSGGHISHANVSAAGICGLKTISQPFDKETMNIDIDAMNKKILEEKPKIVLFGGSLFLFPHPVSEAREAADEVGAKIMYDGAHVLGLIAGGQFQQPIEEGADIMMGSTHKTFPGPQGGIILSNVDNEQIIDNAVFPGVVSNHHLHHLLGLGIATAEMLEFGEDYAKQIIKNSQALAQGLYERGFDVLCEDQGFTKSHQVAVDLRNIRSASDIAKDLANNNVVLNKNLLPGDNVDNSDNPSGIRIGTQEITRRGLKEKEMDEVAEFIKRVAVDMENIRDEVTEFMSQYTTLDYAFSDREAYEYHRL
- a CDS encoding dihydromethanopterin reductase (acceptor) produces the protein MRIGFAFTGAGHLLNESVQVAEKLAKNHEVTIFLSGAAEEVLQMYGLYDRVAKLTGSKYRELACDSNQKFSYPITGRLSLGKYDLLIVSPATANTVSKIVHGIADTLVTNAVAQAGKGAVKTIIIPVDIHPGPIDTVLPSKMELTKCEGCDECTAALICQQGAIIPHEEIDLHKCIGCGLCRNSCPYGAISEGKIITIYMRDIDVENTRRLANIDEIEILENPKDILDKF